CGTTGTCCGCCGCTGAACTCGTGGGGGTATCGATGGATGTGTTCCGGTCGAAGTCCCACCACTTCCATGAGATGACGAACACGTTCCTGTCGTTCGGCGGGCGTGCCCACCTTATGAATGACCAGCCCTTCTCCGATGATGCGTCCCACGGTCTGGCGCGGATTCAGGCTGGAGTACGGATCCTGAAAAATGATCTGCATTCGGCGTCGTAAAGGTCTCAGTTCATGTCGACGCAAGGCGACGATGTCCAGACCGGAAAAGAGAATGGAGCCGGATGTGGGCTTTTCCAATTGCAGAATCACGCGACCTAGAGTGGACTTGCCGCAACCGCTTTCCCCGACCAAACCCAGAGTTTCCCCCTTTCGAATGGTCAGGCTGACACCATCCACAGCCTTGACGACACCCACCTGACGACGAAACACGCCCCCTGTGACCGGATAATGTTTCTTGACGTTTTTAAGGACCACAAGAGGTTTTGCAGATTCCGTATATGCCATGGAAAATTTCTTTCATTCCGTGTTGTTTTGAGAAGCCGTGTCGTAGAGCCAACATCGAACCCGGTGTTCGGAACCCATTGTCTGAAGAGGCGGCTCTTCAGTATGGCACCGGTCCATCACATAGGAGCAACGATCGTTGAACTTGCATCCCGGTGGCAACGCCAGCAGACTGGGTACCACTCCGGGAATGGCTTCCAGCCGACGTTTTTCGTCTTCCACCAGGCTTGGAATGGATCGCATGAGCCCTTGAGTGTAAGGGTGCAGAGGGTGATGAAAAAGTTCGCGCACAGGCGCTTCCTCCACCACTCGTCCCGCATACATGACCACCGCATGTTCGGCGGTTTCTGCCACCACTCCGAGATCATGGGTAATGAGGAGCACCGCCGTGCCCGTGGTCCGTCGCAGATTGTCCATGAGTTCCAGGATTTGGGCTTGAATGGTCACATCCAAAGCCGTGGTGGGTTCATCGGCGATGAGCAGCTTGGGATTGCAGGCCAAAGCCATGGCGATCATGACCCGCTGGCGCATTCCACCGCTCATTTGATGCGGATAGTCTCTGATGCGGGATTCCGCGGAAGGAATCCCGACCATACGCAACAGTTCCACGGCGCGATCCAGTGCCTCCTTGCGGGAAAGCTTTTGGTGCCACTCCAGCACTTCGGCGATCTGGTCCCCCACACGAAACACAGGGTTTAAGGATGTCATGGGTTCCTGAAAAATCATGGAAATCTTGTTGCCGCGCACCCGGCGCATATCCGTTTCAGACAGTTGCAAAAGGTCTGTGCCGTCAAAGACAATACGGCCGGAAACAATCCTTCCTGGCGGTACGGGAATCAGCCGCATCACAGACAGAGCCGTCACACTCTTGCCGCAACCCGATTCCCCGACCAAAGCCAGAGTCTTTCCAGACTCCAGCGAAAAGCTCACATCATCCACGGCCCTAACCGTGCCGCGATCCGTGTAAAAATAGGTGCTCAGATGTTCAACCTGCAGCAGTGGCGCCATGAAACAGGTCCTTTATCAGTCACGAAGTCGAGGGTCCAGAGCGTCGCGTAAACCATCCCCTAGAAGGTTGAAGCCCAGGACCGAAAAGAGGATCATCAGCCCGGGAAAGGTCACCGCCCACCAGGCCCGCAGAATCAGGGCTCGACCATTGGCCAGCATGGCTCCCCATTCTGGCGTGGGCGGCTGAGCCCCAAGGCCTAAAAAGCTCAGTGCCGCAGCTTCCAAAATGGCGGACGCAAATCCCAGCGTGGTCTGCACGATGAGGGGTGCCAGGCAATTGGGTAAAATGTGCAGGAAGATTAAACGGGCATCTCCTGCGCCTAAAGCCCGGGCCGCCTGCACGTAGTCCTTGGCGTATTCCTCCAGCACAGATCCCCTCACCAGGCGTGCGTACCGAGGAATACTCACAACCCCAATGGCGATCATGGCATTTTGTAAGCTGGGCCCCAAAAAGGCCACAATGACGATGGCCAGAAGAATGCTCGGAAAGGCCAGAAGGAGGTCCATGAAACGCATGATGACATTATCGAGAAGGCCCCCATAAAAACCAGCCACGGACCCTGCAAGGGTACCGAAAAAAAGTGCGATGGAAACAGAAACCACCCCCACAACCATGGAGACACGTGCTCCGTAAATAAGCCGGCTTAAAAGATCACGACCGAAATCGTCCGTGCCCAACACATGGTTCCAGGATCCCCCGAATTGCCATACGGGGGGTTTCAGCTTGGCGTAGAGGGATTGTTCCAGGGGGTCGTGAGGAGCCAAAACAGGGGCGAAAAGGGCCATGATCAAAAAGAGGAGGATGATCATCAAGCCGGCCAAAGCCGTCTTGTTCTTTCGAAGCCGCCACATGGCTTCCGCCAGAGGACTGGATGTCTTTTCCGCCTGAAGTGACTTTGTGGAATCCAGGTTTCGGGAGGATGCGGAAGAAGCCGTCGCCATGTCAGGACACCTTGATACGCGGGTTGATCCAGGCATACAAAATGTCCACGATCATATTGATGGTCACGAAAGCAGTGGCGATAAGCATGGTTCCCCCTTGCACCGCATTGAAATCCCGAGCGTAGACGGCGTTGAGGAGCCAAAGGCCTATGCCGGGCCAGGCAAAGATGGTTTCCGTAAGAATCGCGCCCCCAAGCAATATCCCGAACTGGAGACCGATTACGGTGATAATGGGAATGAGGGCGTTTTTTAGGGCGTGTTTGTAATGGACCAGCCTGGGAGGCAAGCCTTTGGCTTTGGCCGTTCGAATGTAGTCCTGCCGCAGCACTTCCAGCATGCTGGAACGTGTGATGCGCGCGATAATGGCCATGGGAATGGTGCTCAAGGTAAAAGCCGGCATCACGATGTGCCACAAGGCATCTCGAAATCCTTTCCAGTTTCCTGTGAGCGCGCTGTCCAGGAGAAACAGTCCAGTGATGGGTTCGATGTGCACATCATAGCTGAGTCTACCGGAAAGAGGAAGCCAACCCAAATGCAGGGAAAAAATGATCATGAGGATCAAACCCAGCCAAAAGATGGGCATAGACACACCGACCAGGGACAAAACCATGCTGGAATAATCAAACATGGAATACTGACGCGTGGCGGAGATGACTCCGGCAAACATGCCCAGAGTGACCGCAAAGCACATGGCGGCTAAGGACAACTCCACGGTGGCGGGGAAACGTTCGGCGATTTCCGTTG
This genomic window from Desulfosoma sp. contains:
- a CDS encoding ABC transporter ATP-binding protein — translated: MAPLLQVEHLSTYFYTDRGTVRAVDDVSFSLESGKTLALVGESGCGKSVTALSVMRLIPVPPGRIVSGRIVFDGTDLLQLSETDMRRVRGNKISMIFQEPMTSLNPVFRVGDQIAEVLEWHQKLSRKEALDRAVELLRMVGIPSAESRIRDYPHQMSGGMRQRVMIAMALACNPKLLIADEPTTALDVTIQAQILELMDNLRRTTGTAVLLITHDLGVVAETAEHAVVMYAGRVVEEAPVRELFHHPLHPYTQGLMRSIPSLVEDEKRRLEAIPGVVPSLLALPPGCKFNDRCSYVMDRCHTEEPPLQTMGSEHRVRCWLYDTASQNNTE
- a CDS encoding ABC transporter permease subunit; protein product: MATASSASSRNLDSTKSLQAEKTSSPLAEAMWRLRKNKTALAGLMIILLFLIMALFAPVLAPHDPLEQSLYAKLKPPVWQFGGSWNHVLGTDDFGRDLLSRLIYGARVSMVVGVVSVSIALFFGTLAGSVAGFYGGLLDNVIMRFMDLLLAFPSILLAIVIVAFLGPSLQNAMIAIGVVSIPRYARLVRGSVLEEYAKDYVQAARALGAGDARLIFLHILPNCLAPLIVQTTLGFASAILEAAALSFLGLGAQPPTPEWGAMLANGRALILRAWWAVTFPGLMILFSVLGFNLLGDGLRDALDPRLRD
- a CDS encoding ABC transporter permease; this encodes MLSFVVRRVLTLIPTVFGISVLVFLMIHLVPGDPAEMMLGERASEQALQQLRQELGLDRPLHVQYAMFVSRLVQGDLGRALRTNEKVATEIAERFPATVELSLAAMCFAVTLGMFAGVISATRQYSMFDYSSMVLSLVGVSMPIFWLGLILMIIFSLHLGWLPLSGRLSYDVHIEPITGLFLLDSALTGNWKGFRDALWHIVMPAFTLSTIPMAIIARITRSSMLEVLRQDYIRTAKAKGLPPRLVHYKHALKNALIPIITVIGLQFGILLGGAILTETIFAWPGIGLWLLNAVYARDFNAVQGGTMLIATAFVTINMIVDILYAWINPRIKVS